A section of the Kribbella voronezhensis genome encodes:
- a CDS encoding lysine 5,6-aminomutase subunit alpha, whose amino-acid sequence MVLVTRAVKKLDLDPVTVRKARTLARKAGKPIVTIAKQHTTVSVERAVLRLAGLAGADSEGIPWVNRLADTVRADVGLEHGLALPVWDALLRGEAEDLSVLAQKAASGSVTFRLPEGRDAVRARTASRKAAAAGLKKVDARRKERDRLIKRHGDPEQRPWIYLIVATGDIYEDIPQAQAAARAGADIIAVIRSTGQSLLDYVPEGATREGFAGTYATQENFRLMRAALDESSRELGRYIRLTNYASGLCMPEIATLAGLQRLDMMLNDSMYGILFRDINPIRTFVDQRFSRQIHARAGIIINTGEDNYLTTADAVDAAHTVTVSQLLNEYFAKEAGLEDWQLGLGHAFEITPEIPDSFRMELAHAMLARQLFPDAPLKWMPPTRHMTGDVFRGYLLDGFFNLVGAMTGQGILLVGMMTEAVVTPWISDRDLALQNVRYVLGAAGNLHEDFHPAPDGFIANRARQVLGESIDLLERIVDDGLLNAIGDGTFGLMKRPQDAGRGLDGVARRSSQYYNPAIELLEEAQ is encoded by the coding sequence CTGGCGGGTGCCGACAGCGAGGGCATCCCGTGGGTGAACCGGCTGGCCGACACCGTGCGCGCCGACGTCGGCCTGGAACACGGCCTCGCGCTGCCCGTCTGGGACGCGCTGCTGCGCGGCGAGGCGGAAGACCTCTCCGTCCTTGCGCAGAAGGCCGCCTCCGGATCGGTGACCTTCCGGCTGCCGGAGGGACGTGACGCCGTACGAGCCCGTACTGCGTCGCGCAAGGCGGCGGCCGCCGGGCTGAAGAAGGTCGATGCCCGGCGCAAGGAACGCGACCGGCTGATCAAGCGGCACGGCGATCCCGAGCAGCGGCCGTGGATCTACCTGATCGTTGCCACCGGCGACATCTACGAGGACATCCCGCAGGCCCAGGCGGCCGCGCGGGCCGGTGCGGACATCATCGCGGTGATCCGGTCGACCGGTCAGTCACTGCTGGACTACGTGCCCGAGGGCGCGACCCGGGAGGGCTTCGCCGGGACGTATGCGACCCAGGAGAACTTCCGGCTGATGCGGGCGGCGCTGGACGAGTCGTCGCGCGAGCTCGGGCGCTACATCCGGCTGACCAACTACGCCTCCGGGCTGTGCATGCCGGAGATCGCGACGCTGGCCGGGCTGCAACGGCTGGACATGATGCTGAACGACTCGATGTACGGAATCCTGTTCCGCGACATCAACCCGATCCGCACCTTCGTGGACCAGCGGTTCAGCCGGCAGATCCATGCCCGCGCGGGGATCATCATCAACACCGGCGAGGACAACTACCTGACCACCGCGGACGCGGTCGACGCCGCCCACACGGTGACGGTGTCGCAGTTGCTGAACGAGTACTTCGCCAAGGAGGCAGGTCTCGAGGACTGGCAGCTCGGTCTCGGGCACGCCTTCGAGATCACGCCGGAGATTCCGGACTCGTTCCGGATGGAGCTGGCGCACGCGATGCTGGCACGGCAGCTGTTCCCGGACGCACCGCTGAAGTGGATGCCGCCGACCCGGCACATGACCGGCGACGTGTTCCGCGGCTACCTGCTGGACGGGTTCTTCAACCTGGTCGGTGCGATGACCGGTCAGGGCATCCTGCTGGTCGGGATGATGACCGAGGCCGTGGTGACGCCGTGGATCTCCGACCGCGACCTGGCTCTGCAGAACGTTCGTTATGTTTTGGGTGCCGCCGGCAACCTTCATGAGGACTTCCACCCGGCGCCGGACGGCTTCATCGCCAACCGGGCGCGACAGGTGCTGGGGGAGTCCATCGACCTGCTCGAGCGGATCGTCGACGACGGCCTGCTGAACGCGATCGGCGACGGCACCTTCGGTCTGATGAAGCGCCCGCAGGATGCGGGCCGCGGTCTGGACGGCGTCGCGCGCCGCTCGTCGCAGTACTACAACCCGGCCATCGAACTGCTCGAGGAGGCGCAGTGA
- a CDS encoding OAM dimerization domain-containing protein, with amino-acid sequence MSIIRPYGDTTGDGMVQMSFTLPIPHDKRAEGAAIQLANKMGMDPALVVHAKAMGPDFTFFVVYGPVNHLVDTSKVEVIERDYPLLSPKDANLAIRKGLRRRLTVVGACIGTDAHTVGIDAIMNIKGFAGEKGLEYYRELKVVNLGAQVAVPELVRRAKAEKADAILVSQVVTQREAHVLNTKEMSAAFREAYSEETRPVLVAGGPRFTEAMAGELGVDRVFGRGTTPGEVASYLVDALVTRRKHAPVRRTA; translated from the coding sequence GTGAGCATCATCCGGCCTTATGGCGACACGACCGGCGATGGCATGGTGCAGATGTCGTTCACGCTGCCGATCCCGCACGACAAGCGGGCCGAGGGCGCGGCGATCCAGCTCGCCAACAAGATGGGAATGGACCCGGCGCTCGTCGTACATGCCAAGGCGATGGGACCCGACTTCACCTTCTTCGTCGTCTACGGCCCGGTGAATCACCTGGTCGACACGAGCAAGGTCGAGGTGATCGAGCGCGACTACCCACTGCTGTCGCCGAAGGACGCGAACCTTGCCATCCGCAAGGGACTCCGCCGCCGGCTGACCGTCGTCGGCGCCTGCATCGGCACGGACGCGCACACTGTCGGCATCGACGCGATCATGAACATCAAGGGATTCGCGGGGGAGAAGGGCCTGGAGTACTACCGGGAGCTGAAGGTGGTCAACCTCGGTGCCCAGGTCGCCGTACCGGAACTCGTCCGCCGTGCCAAGGCGGAGAAGGCCGACGCGATCCTGGTGTCCCAGGTGGTCACCCAGCGCGAGGCGCACGTGCTGAACACCAAGGAGATGTCCGCCGCCTTCCGCGAGGCGTACTCCGAGGAGACCCGCCCGGTGTTGGTTGCCGGCGGCCCCCGTTTCACCGAGGCGATGGCCGGCGAGCTCGGCGTCGACCGGGTGTTCGGCCGCGGTACCACGCCGGGTGAGGTGGCGAGCTATCTCGTCGACGCCCTGGTCACCCGCCGCAAGCACGCCCCCGTCCGGAGGACCGCATGA
- a CDS encoding hotdog fold domain-containing protein, protein MTNSMSKATIGLSVTHRRYIPYSHAHYAGNLVDGAYVLGLFGDVATEVCIQADGDEGLFASYSDVQFLQPLRAGDVVETTATITRVGNRSRELSFVARVVCRGRADLSESAAEVLAEPLEITRATGVVVVPARQG, encoded by the coding sequence ATGACGAACTCGATGTCCAAGGCAACGATCGGTCTGAGCGTCACCCACCGCCGCTACATCCCGTACAGCCACGCGCACTACGCGGGCAACCTGGTCGACGGCGCCTACGTGCTCGGCCTGTTCGGCGACGTCGCGACCGAGGTGTGCATCCAGGCCGACGGAGATGAAGGATTGTTCGCTTCTTACTCCGACGTCCAGTTCCTGCAACCGCTGCGGGCCGGCGACGTGGTCGAGACGACCGCCACGATCACCCGGGTCGGCAACCGCAGCCGGGAGCTGTCGTTCGTCGCTCGCGTGGTCTGCCGGGGTCGCGCCGACCTGTCCGAATCGGCCGCCGAGGTGCTCGCGGAACCGCTCGAGATCACCCGGGCGACCGGCGTCGTCGTCGTACCCGCCCGGCAAGGTTGA
- the lnt gene encoding apolipoprotein N-acyltransferase — protein MERLKALGRLLPRLLVAVAAGCGLGLVFEPHDHAWLALIAIPLFLATLNGVSMKGGFLVGSGFGIAYYLVLVPWLSVIGGDAAIALAVLEGLFYGVFGALASQTLKHRLWMLWIPCLWVATEFATGSVPFGGFPWGRLAWAFSDSHLGRLAAYVGISGLSFVIALLGVLVYAVLRRRSAFSLRLVSLVVGLALVGLTSLLTLSTAGNGKTVTAAMVQGNVPGKGLEFLGRARTVTKNHMTATLDLQKQVLAGTQVKPDLVIWPENSTDIDPYKDAETRQDIETAVQAVKVPILVGAVTEGPGPNERQTTGIVWDPRTGPGQRYAKRHPVPFGEYIPFRDQLLPYIKRLEMIGRQTAPGVGPGIMPIAGTTYGDLICFELAYDNVVSDVAKGGAQILIVQTNNATYGGTGQPEQQFAITRMRAIETGRTVLIASTSGISGVIRPDGTVEHKSGQFVSDVYVASVPVRDGQTLATRLGGWPQWILSGLGIMGAALALLARRNRKTADPGTPPAPAADRAKVPV, from the coding sequence GTGGAGCGGCTTAAGGCGTTGGGTCGGCTACTACCCAGGCTGTTGGTGGCGGTAGCGGCCGGCTGCGGCCTCGGGCTGGTCTTCGAACCGCACGACCACGCGTGGCTGGCCCTGATCGCCATCCCGCTCTTCCTGGCCACCCTGAACGGCGTCTCGATGAAGGGCGGCTTCCTGGTCGGCTCCGGCTTCGGCATCGCCTATTACCTGGTCCTGGTGCCCTGGCTCAGTGTCATCGGCGGCGACGCGGCGATCGCCCTGGCAGTCCTCGAAGGCCTCTTCTACGGCGTGTTCGGAGCGCTCGCCAGCCAGACTCTCAAGCATCGGCTCTGGATGCTCTGGATCCCGTGCCTGTGGGTCGCCACCGAGTTCGCGACCGGCTCGGTCCCGTTCGGCGGCTTCCCGTGGGGCCGGCTGGCCTGGGCGTTCTCGGACTCCCACCTCGGCCGGCTCGCGGCGTACGTCGGTATCTCCGGTCTCAGCTTCGTCATCGCGCTGCTCGGGGTCCTCGTCTACGCCGTACTGCGACGCCGTAGCGCCTTCAGCCTGCGCTTGGTGTCTTTGGTGGTCGGCCTCGCTCTGGTCGGTCTCACGTCGCTGCTCACTCTGTCGACCGCCGGCAACGGCAAGACGGTCACCGCGGCGATGGTGCAGGGCAACGTGCCGGGCAAGGGGCTGGAGTTCCTCGGCCGCGCCCGGACCGTGACGAAGAACCACATGACCGCGACGCTCGATCTGCAGAAGCAGGTGCTGGCCGGCACCCAGGTGAAGCCGGACCTGGTCATCTGGCCGGAGAACTCCACCGACATCGATCCGTACAAGGACGCCGAGACCCGGCAGGACATCGAGACGGCCGTCCAGGCGGTGAAGGTGCCGATCCTGGTCGGCGCGGTGACCGAGGGGCCGGGCCCGAACGAGCGGCAAACCACCGGCATCGTCTGGGACCCGCGCACCGGTCCCGGTCAGCGGTACGCGAAGCGGCACCCGGTGCCGTTCGGTGAGTACATCCCGTTCCGCGACCAATTGCTGCCCTACATCAAGCGGCTGGAGATGATCGGCCGGCAGACGGCTCCGGGCGTGGGGCCGGGAATCATGCCGATCGCCGGTACGACGTACGGCGATCTCATCTGTTTCGAGCTGGCCTACGACAACGTGGTGTCCGACGTGGCCAAGGGCGGCGCCCAGATCCTCATCGTGCAGACCAACAACGCGACGTACGGCGGCACCGGGCAGCCGGAGCAGCAGTTCGCGATCACCCGGATGCGCGCGATCGAGACCGGCCGGACCGTCCTGATCGCGTCCACCTCCGGGATCTCCGGGGTGATCCGCCCGGACGGTACGGTCGAGCACAAGTCGGGTCAGTTCGTCTCCGACGTGTACGTCGCGTCCGTCCCGGTCCGCGACGGGCAGACGCTGGCGACGAGGCTCGGCGGCTGGCCGCAGTGGATCTTGTCCGGCCTGGGGATCATGGGAGCAGCGCTGGCGTTGCTGGCGCGCCGCAACCGCAAGACTGCCGACCCCGGCACCCCACCGGCTCCGGCCGCCGACCGCGCCAAGGTGCCCGTCTAA
- a CDS encoding FxsA family protein, with protein sequence MPWFIAVALLVVPIIEIYVIIQVGQVIGGWPTVGLLLVESALGAWLIKREGKRAWNALRTALQTGRMPGRELADAALVLIGGTLLLTPGFVTDIFGFFFVLPFTRPLARKVLSGFLGRRIVAQLGGNPITGFMPGTYRPPTAEQYEQARRQPSDDIIQGEVIDPDRPQDKPPTT encoded by the coding sequence ATGCCGTGGTTCATTGCCGTCGCACTGCTGGTCGTGCCGATCATCGAGATCTACGTGATCATCCAGGTCGGACAGGTGATCGGCGGCTGGCCTACTGTCGGGCTGCTGCTGGTCGAGAGCGCGCTGGGGGCCTGGCTGATCAAGCGGGAGGGCAAACGGGCCTGGAACGCGCTGCGGACGGCGTTGCAGACCGGGCGGATGCCTGGTCGTGAGCTGGCGGACGCCGCGCTGGTCCTGATCGGCGGGACGCTGCTGCTGACGCCGGGGTTCGTCACCGACATCTTCGGGTTCTTCTTCGTGCTGCCGTTCACCCGGCCGCTCGCGCGCAAGGTGCTGTCGGGGTTCCTCGGCCGGCGCATCGTCGCCCAGCTCGGCGGCAACCCGATCACCGGTTTCATGCCCGGCACCTACCGCCCACCCACCGCGGAACAATACGAACAGGCCCGCCGCCAACCGTCCGACGACATCATCCAAGGCGAAGTCATCGACCCGGACCGCCCCCAAGACAAACCCCCAACAACCTGA
- a CDS encoding RNA polymerase-binding protein RbpA, which yields MSNRVLRGSGLGGVSFEDDRGVEFAPRQMITYDCPRGHVVEVTMAHDAEVPAIWECPHCGSEAARSTGEKPEPKQEKPARTHWDMLRERRSISELEELLAERVALLRSGEIGPAHLHRTRTTGKRSA from the coding sequence ATGTCTAATCGCGTACTGCGTGGTTCGGGGCTGGGTGGGGTCAGCTTCGAGGATGACCGCGGCGTCGAGTTCGCGCCGCGCCAGATGATCACTTACGACTGCCCGCGCGGCCATGTGGTCGAGGTCACGATGGCGCACGACGCCGAGGTGCCCGCGATCTGGGAGTGCCCGCACTGCGGCAGCGAGGCCGCCCGTTCCACCGGTGAGAAGCCGGAGCCGAAGCAGGAGAAGCCCGCCCGCACGCACTGGGACATGCTCCGCGAGCGGCGCAGCATCTCAGAGTTGGAGGAACTCCTCGCCGAGCGAGTAGCCCTCCTCCGCTCCGGCGAGATCGGCCCCGCCCACCTGCACCGCACCCGCACCACCGGCAAGCGCAGCGCCTGA
- a CDS encoding efflux RND transporter periplasmic adaptor subunit: MVLPRHKLRGLSVLNVALVAVVVAIAVSAYLLFFKSDSQAAGTTRPSVAVSRGDVTASVSSSGTLQSPQTASPQFETSGTVTSVLVKVGQVVANGATIAKIDPSAAERAVRIADQNQTAAADSVTAAEQTLDDAQEAVDAAEATPTPTPGNGQQNQSQGQSPEVALTNAKASLARAKADKEQADQNLEGAQADLAATTLKAPIAGTVTAINGTVGSVAGGSGNSTGSSGSSGTGQGSTGTTSSATASSGGFVDISDLKSLQVVAAFPEADAIKIKAKQSATVTLNAEPGTTLTATLTSVSPTPTTTNGVVSYSATFALAKLPDGARIGQTANVSVQTAKASNVLYVPSTAIVTSGTSHTVTMADGSGTREVQLGVRGDSFTQITSGLNEGDRVELIQGAIGGGTAGGTGQGRNGQFPGGQFPAGGIGTGTGGGINRGR; encoded by the coding sequence ATGGTCCTCCCACGCCACAAACTCCGTGGCCTCAGCGTGCTCAACGTGGCCCTGGTGGCCGTCGTCGTGGCGATCGCCGTCAGCGCCTACCTGCTGTTCTTCAAGAGCGACTCCCAGGCAGCCGGTACGACGCGGCCGTCGGTGGCCGTCAGTCGTGGGGACGTGACGGCGAGCGTGAGTTCGAGCGGCACCCTGCAGAGCCCGCAGACCGCGTCGCCGCAGTTCGAGACCTCCGGCACGGTCACCTCGGTGCTGGTGAAGGTGGGCCAGGTGGTGGCGAACGGCGCCACGATCGCGAAGATCGACCCGAGCGCCGCGGAGCGCGCAGTACGGATCGCCGACCAGAACCAGACCGCCGCGGCCGACTCCGTCACAGCCGCCGAGCAGACCCTCGACGACGCCCAGGAGGCCGTGGACGCGGCCGAAGCCACCCCGACACCGACTCCCGGCAACGGTCAGCAGAACCAGTCCCAGGGCCAGAGCCCGGAGGTCGCCCTCACCAACGCGAAGGCCAGCCTCGCCCGGGCCAAGGCGGACAAGGAACAGGCGGACCAGAATCTCGAAGGCGCCCAGGCAGATCTGGCCGCGACCACGCTGAAGGCACCCATCGCCGGCACCGTCACAGCGATCAACGGCACCGTCGGCTCGGTCGCCGGCGGCTCCGGCAACAGCACGGGCAGCTCCGGCTCCTCGGGTACCGGCCAGGGCAGCACCGGTACGACGAGCAGCGCGACCGCGTCGAGCGGCGGCTTCGTCGACATCTCGGACCTCAAGTCACTCCAGGTCGTGGCCGCGTTCCCCGAAGCCGACGCGATCAAGATCAAGGCCAAGCAGAGCGCCACCGTCACCCTGAACGCCGAACCCGGCACCACCCTCACGGCCACCCTCACCTCGGTCTCCCCGACCCCGACAACCACGAACGGCGTCGTCTCGTACTCCGCGACCTTCGCGCTGGCGAAGCTGCCGGACGGCGCGCGGATCGGGCAGACCGCGAACGTCTCGGTCCAGACCGCGAAGGCGTCCAACGTCCTTTACGTCCCGAGTACGGCGATCGTCACCAGCGGCACCTCCCACACGGTGACGATGGCGGACGGTTCAGGCACCCGCGAGGTTCAGCTCGGTGTCCGCGGCGACAGCTTCACCCAGATCACCTCCGGGCTGAACGAGGGCGACCGGGTCGAGCTGATCCAGGGCGCCATCGGCGGCGGTACCGCGGGCGGCACCGGGCAGGGCCGGAACGGGCAGTTCCCCGGCGGGCAGTTCCCGGCCGGCGGGATCGGCACGGGTACCGGCGGAGGCATCAACCGTGGCCGCTGA
- a CDS encoding ABC transporter ATP-binding protein, which translates to MAADALIDIRNVTKTYGAGETAVHALRGVSLRVEAGEYVAVMGSSGSGKSTLMNILGCLDVPTRGEYWLDGTNVARLTEDQQALVRGRKIGFVFQSFNLIPRTSALANVELPLTYAHLRRTERRQRARRALELVGLADREDHRPNQLSGGQQQRVAIARALATGPRILLADEPTGNLDAHSTDEVLGMFDELNAEGRTVVVITHETEVAQHARRLVQFSDGRIVSDEKVTR; encoded by the coding sequence GTGGCCGCTGACGCCCTGATCGACATCCGCAACGTCACGAAGACCTACGGCGCGGGGGAGACCGCGGTCCATGCGCTGCGCGGCGTCTCGCTGCGCGTCGAGGCCGGCGAGTACGTCGCGGTGATGGGCTCGTCAGGCTCCGGCAAGTCGACCCTGATGAACATCCTCGGCTGCCTCGACGTGCCCACGCGCGGCGAGTACTGGCTCGACGGCACGAACGTGGCCCGGCTGACCGAGGACCAGCAGGCGCTCGTCCGGGGCCGCAAGATCGGCTTCGTCTTCCAGTCGTTCAACCTGATTCCCCGGACGTCGGCGCTCGCGAACGTCGAGCTCCCACTCACCTACGCCCACCTGCGCCGGACCGAGCGGCGACAGCGCGCCCGGCGAGCTCTGGAACTGGTCGGCCTGGCCGATCGGGAGGATCACCGGCCGAACCAGCTCTCCGGTGGTCAGCAGCAGCGGGTCGCGATCGCGCGGGCCCTCGCGACCGGCCCGCGGATCCTGCTGGCCGACGAACCGACCGGCAACCTGGACGCGCACTCCACCGACGAGGTGCTCGGCATGTTCGACGAGCTGAACGCCGAGGGCCGGACGGTCGTGGTGATCACCCACGAGACCGAGGTCGCCCAGCACGCCCGGCGGCTTGTGCAGTTCTCCGACGGCCGCATCGTCTCCGACGAGAAGGTGACCCGCTGA
- a CDS encoding ABC transporter permease, whose protein sequence is MSPRDLFGAALRGLGANKMRSLLTMLGVAIGVGAVIVLVAVGNGSGKAVQDRLEAMGTNLLTVSTSGGGGGFQRGQAGPAAQQYSLTLDDAAALADDRLAPDVAAVAPVMTSSGTATNGDVSYTINQVIGTTPEYLPATNTPVGTGASFTKQDVDSSRRVILLGQTAATELFGRVTAAVGQTVKVGAVDFSVLGVLASKDSTGFNDPNATAIVPISTLRATQAGYGPLNQIVVQAADKDKVDTAQAEVTQLLTARHQVPATTTSPYRITNSAQILQTSQDTAATFTALLATVAAISLIVGGIGVTNIMLVTVTERTREIGIRKALGARRRAILGQFLIEATLLSLLGGTVGVIAALVVSRFQLAGVQPVLVPSSIALAFGVSAAVGLFFGSMPAHRAAGLRPIDALRHE, encoded by the coding sequence ATGTCACCTCGCGATCTGTTCGGCGCGGCCCTGCGCGGCCTGGGGGCGAACAAGATGCGCTCGCTGCTGACCATGCTCGGAGTGGCGATCGGCGTCGGTGCCGTCATCGTTCTCGTTGCTGTCGGCAACGGCTCGGGCAAGGCCGTGCAGGATCGGCTCGAGGCGATGGGGACGAACCTGCTCACCGTCTCCACCAGCGGTGGCGGCGGTGGTTTCCAGCGCGGCCAGGCCGGTCCTGCCGCCCAGCAGTACAGCCTCACCCTGGACGACGCTGCAGCCCTCGCCGACGACCGCCTCGCGCCCGACGTGGCGGCGGTCGCTCCGGTGATGACCAGCAGCGGTACTGCGACGAACGGCGACGTCAGCTACACCATCAATCAGGTGATCGGCACGACCCCGGAGTACCTCCCGGCGACGAACACCCCGGTCGGCACGGGCGCCTCGTTCACCAAGCAGGACGTGGACAGTTCCCGGCGAGTGATCCTGCTCGGCCAGACGGCCGCGACCGAACTCTTCGGCCGCGTGACTGCGGCCGTCGGACAGACGGTCAAGGTGGGCGCGGTCGACTTCTCCGTGCTCGGGGTGCTGGCGAGCAAGGACAGCACCGGGTTCAACGACCCGAACGCGACCGCGATCGTCCCGATCAGCACGCTCCGGGCGACCCAGGCCGGCTACGGCCCGCTGAACCAGATCGTCGTTCAGGCCGCGGACAAGGACAAGGTCGACACCGCCCAGGCCGAGGTGACGCAGCTGCTGACGGCACGTCATCAGGTGCCGGCGACCACCACCTCGCCGTACCGGATCACGAACTCTGCCCAGATCCTGCAGACCAGCCAGGACACCGCGGCGACCTTCACCGCACTGCTGGCGACGGTGGCCGCGATCAGCCTGATCGTCGGCGGCATCGGCGTCACCAACATCATGCTCGTCACCGTCACCGAGCGGACCCGCGAGATCGGGATCCGCAAGGCCCTCGGCGCCCGGCGGCGCGCGATCCTCGGCCAGTTCCTGATCGAGGCCACCCTGCTGAGTCTGCTCGGCGGAACCGTCGGGGTGATCGCCGCGCTGGTCGTGAGCCGGTTCCAGCTGGCCGGCGTCCAGCCGGTCCTGGTGCCGTCGTCGATCGCGCTCGCCTTCGGCGTCTCCGCGGCCGTCGGGCTCTTCTTCGGCAGCATGCCGGCCCACCGGGCTGCCGGTCTCCGTCCCATCGATGCACTCCGCCACGAATGA
- a CDS encoding DUF5666 domain-containing protein, which translates to MSTPNQTPDEFAQIGSDDEVNEALKPKKTVNLPAATAVLAGVVVLAIGLAGGAGLHAAFAKDATTPQAGAGRGAGGYGGFRGQGQGTGQPGIPGGQAGNAAIGTVVSANDSQLVVKTQNGDVTVKLTGDTAIDITSKGKASDLKAGEQVVVSGETSNGTLTARTVRQGGLGGFGRNPSASPSN; encoded by the coding sequence ATGAGCACGCCCAACCAGACCCCGGACGAGTTCGCGCAGATCGGCAGCGACGACGAGGTGAACGAGGCCCTGAAGCCGAAGAAGACGGTGAACTTGCCGGCGGCAACCGCCGTACTGGCCGGTGTCGTCGTCCTCGCGATCGGCCTGGCCGGCGGCGCCGGACTGCACGCGGCCTTCGCCAAGGACGCCACGACCCCGCAGGCCGGTGCCGGGCGGGGCGCCGGTGGGTACGGCGGATTCCGTGGCCAAGGGCAAGGAACCGGGCAGCCCGGAATTCCGGGCGGTCAGGCCGGCAACGCCGCGATCGGCACGGTGGTGTCTGCGAACGACTCACAACTCGTGGTGAAGACCCAGAACGGTGACGTGACGGTCAAGCTGACCGGTGACACGGCGATCGACATCACCAGCAAGGGCAAGGCGAGCGACCTGAAGGCAGGCGAGCAGGTGGTCGTCAGCGGAGAGACCTCGAACGGCACTCTCACCGCCCGCACGGTCCGCCAGGGCGGCCTCGGCGGCTTCGGCCGCAACCCGAGCGCCTCGCCTTCCAACTGA